A genomic window from Pseudonocardia broussonetiae includes:
- the recN gene encoding DNA repair protein RecN, producing MLAEMRIQGLGVIDDATLELDPGLTVLTGETGAGKTMVVTGLSLLGGGRADASRVQEGAKRAVVEGRFAAGEAALAVADEVGADADEDGTLIAVRTVGADGRSRAHLGGRSVPVGVLSRLAEATLAVHGQNDQLRLLRPAEQRALLDRFAGDAVAGPLARYRSVRAEWQKVAAELVERRDGARRMAQEADLLRHGLTEIGAVDPQPGEDSELQAQARRLAAADELREVAVLAQVALVGAEEGDPDAPAALALIGDARHRLAGSGDDELAALDARLGEVLALLADVGAELTDYLGRLDADPERLAAVLSRQAELKALTRKYAADVDGVLAWAEEARGRLDGLDTSEETLGLLAERRDALAEELAGHAEEVTAARVEAAERLAAGTTAELGGLAMADARLLVDVRPRPAGPDAPDALTVGGLRLTAGTTGVDDVELRLVAHGGATPQPLHKGASGGELSRVMLALEVALAGADPVPTMVFDEVDAGVGGRAAVEIGRRLARLAARHQVIVVTHLPQVAAYADRHLVVDKSVPTGAGTDRARSRVRTLAEGDRIVELARMLAGLDDTDTGRAHAEELLGAARAHREADRAPAAKRGAARKGAAKRTR from the coding sequence ATGCTGGCCGAGATGCGGATCCAGGGGCTCGGCGTGATCGACGACGCCACCCTCGAGCTCGATCCCGGGCTCACCGTGCTCACGGGGGAGACCGGCGCGGGCAAGACGATGGTGGTCACCGGGCTGTCGCTGCTCGGCGGCGGGCGCGCGGACGCGTCACGGGTCCAGGAGGGGGCCAAGCGGGCGGTGGTCGAGGGCCGGTTCGCCGCCGGGGAGGCAGCGCTGGCCGTCGCCGACGAGGTGGGGGCCGACGCCGACGAGGACGGCACGCTGATCGCGGTCCGCACGGTGGGGGCCGACGGGCGGTCGCGGGCGCACCTGGGCGGGCGGTCGGTGCCGGTCGGGGTGCTCTCGCGGCTGGCCGAGGCCACGCTGGCGGTGCACGGCCAGAACGACCAGCTGCGGCTGCTGCGCCCGGCCGAGCAGCGCGCCCTGCTCGACCGGTTCGCCGGCGACGCGGTCGCGGGCCCGCTCGCGCGCTACCGGTCGGTGCGGGCGGAGTGGCAGAAGGTGGCCGCCGAGCTGGTGGAGCGGCGCGACGGCGCCCGGCGGATGGCGCAGGAGGCCGACCTGCTGCGCCACGGGCTCACCGAGATCGGCGCCGTCGACCCGCAGCCGGGGGAGGACTCCGAGCTCCAGGCCCAGGCCCGCCGCCTCGCCGCGGCCGACGAGCTGCGCGAGGTGGCCGTCCTCGCGCAGGTCGCGCTCGTCGGGGCGGAGGAGGGCGACCCGGACGCGCCCGCGGCGCTCGCGCTGATCGGCGACGCGCGCCACCGCCTCGCCGGGTCGGGCGACGACGAGCTCGCCGCGCTCGACGCCCGGCTGGGGGAGGTGCTGGCCCTGCTCGCCGACGTGGGGGCCGAGCTCACCGACTACCTGGGCCGGCTCGACGCCGACCCCGAGCGGCTCGCGGCGGTGCTGTCGCGGCAGGCCGAGCTCAAGGCGCTCACGCGCAAGTACGCCGCCGACGTCGACGGCGTGCTCGCCTGGGCCGAGGAGGCCCGCGGGCGCCTCGACGGGCTCGACACCTCCGAGGAGACGCTCGGCCTGCTCGCCGAGCGCCGCGACGCGCTCGCCGAGGAGCTGGCCGGGCACGCCGAGGAGGTCACGGCCGCGCGGGTCGAGGCCGCGGAGCGCCTGGCCGCCGGCACCACCGCGGAGCTGGGCGGGCTCGCGATGGCCGACGCCCGGCTGCTGGTCGACGTGCGGCCGCGCCCGGCCGGGCCCGACGCCCCCGACGCGCTCACGGTCGGCGGGCTGCGGCTCACGGCCGGCACCACCGGCGTCGACGACGTGGAGCTGCGGCTGGTGGCGCACGGCGGGGCCACGCCGCAGCCGCTGCACAAGGGGGCGTCCGGCGGCGAGCTGTCGCGGGTGATGCTGGCGCTGGAGGTGGCGCTGGCCGGGGCCGACCCGGTGCCGACGATGGTGTTCGACGAGGTCGACGCCGGGGTCGGCGGGCGCGCCGCGGTGGAGATCGGGCGTCGCCTGGCCCGCCTCGCCGCGCGCCACCAGGTGATCGTGGTGACGCACCTGCCCCAGGTGGCGGCCTACGCCGACCGGCACCTCGTCGTCGACAAGTCGGTGCCCACGGGCGCGGGAACCGACCGCGCGCGCAGCCGGGTGCGCACGCTGGCCGAGGGCGACCGGATCGTCGAGCTGGCCCGGATGCTCGCCGGGCTCGACGACACCGACACCGGCCGCGCCCACGCCGAGGAGCTGCTCGGCGCGGCCCGCGCCCACCGCGAGGCCGACCGCGCCCCGGCGGCGAAGCGCGGTGCGGCGCGCAAGGGGGCCGCGAAACGGACACGGTGA
- a CDS encoding NAD kinase yields the protein MTPREVVLVLHTGRETNRRTAAAVAARLAADGIRLRVIGEEWAEVGDGDLPASLAPRIVDGRPGCAEGAEVVLVLGGDGTLLRAAEMARPVGVPLLGVNLGRVGFLAEAEQDSLGEALDLIVAGGYRVEERMTLDAVARRNGDVLARTWALNEAAVEKSTRERILEVVLEVDGRPVSAFGCDGVLCATPTGSTAYAFSAGGPLVWPQVEALLLVPSNAHALFARPMVISPDSQVAVEIDANGPPAVLDCDGRRLVELPPGARVELSRGEQGVRMVRLDGQPFADRLVRKFDLPVRGWRGAPKP from the coding sequence GTGACGCCCCGGGAGGTCGTCCTCGTCCTGCACACCGGGCGGGAGACGAACCGGCGCACGGCCGCGGCGGTCGCGGCCCGGCTCGCCGCCGACGGCATCCGGCTCCGGGTGATCGGCGAGGAGTGGGCCGAGGTCGGCGACGGCGACCTGCCCGCGTCGCTCGCCCCCCGGATCGTCGACGGGCGCCCGGGGTGCGCGGAGGGCGCGGAGGTCGTGCTGGTCCTCGGCGGCGACGGCACGCTGCTGCGCGCCGCGGAGATGGCCCGCCCGGTGGGGGTGCCGCTGCTGGGCGTCAACCTCGGGCGGGTGGGGTTCCTGGCCGAGGCCGAGCAGGACTCGCTCGGCGAGGCCCTCGACCTCATCGTCGCCGGCGGCTACCGGGTCGAGGAGCGGATGACGCTCGACGCCGTCGCCCGTCGCAACGGCGACGTCCTGGCGCGCACCTGGGCGCTCAACGAGGCCGCCGTCGAGAAGAGCACGCGCGAGCGCATCCTCGAGGTGGTGCTGGAGGTCGACGGCCGGCCGGTGTCGGCGTTCGGCTGCGACGGCGTGCTCTGCGCGACGCCCACCGGCTCCACGGCGTACGCGTTCTCCGCGGGCGGGCCGCTGGTGTGGCCGCAGGTGGAGGCGCTGCTGCTGGTGCCGAGCAACGCGCACGCGCTGTTCGCCCGGCCGATGGTGATCTCCCCGGACTCGCAGGTGGCCGTGGAGATCGACGCGAACGGGCCGCCCGCGGTGCTCGACTGCGACGGCCGCCGCCTCGTCGAGCTGCCGCCCGGGGCGCGCGTGGAGCTCTCCCGCGGGGAGCAGGGGGTGCGGATGGTGCGCCTGGACGGGCAGCCCTTCGCCGACCGGCTCGTCCGCAAGTTCGACCTGCCGGTCCGCGGCTGGCGCGGGGCTCCGAAGCCGTAG
- a CDS encoding TlyA family RNA methyltransferase, producing the protein MVTRARLDAELVRRGLARSRQQAAELVEQGLVTVHGVVAGKPATVVDRDTPVVVRETGEREWASRGAHKLIGALDALDVDVSGARCLDAGASTGGFTDVLLDRGAAEVVAVDVGYGQLVWRLRSDGRVRVHDRTNVRALTPDDIGGTVAVTVADLSFISLRTVLPALAACTDGVLLPMVKPQFEVGRERLGSGGVVRDPALRRSALVDVAAAARALGLVLRGAQASPLPGPSGNVEYFLLLARTGEDAGDDVLARAVEQGPA; encoded by the coding sequence GTGGTCACCCGGGCCCGGCTGGACGCGGAGCTGGTGCGGCGGGGCCTGGCCCGGTCGCGGCAGCAGGCGGCCGAGCTGGTCGAGCAGGGGCTCGTCACCGTCCACGGCGTGGTGGCCGGCAAGCCCGCCACCGTCGTCGACCGCGACACCCCGGTCGTCGTCCGCGAGACCGGCGAGCGCGAGTGGGCCTCCCGCGGCGCGCACAAGCTGATCGGCGCCCTGGACGCCCTCGACGTCGACGTGTCCGGCGCCCGCTGCCTCGACGCCGGCGCCTCCACCGGCGGTTTCACCGACGTGCTGCTCGACCGGGGCGCGGCCGAGGTCGTGGCCGTCGACGTCGGCTACGGGCAGCTCGTGTGGCGGCTGCGCAGCGACGGGCGCGTGCGGGTGCACGACCGCACCAACGTCCGCGCGCTCACCCCCGACGACATCGGCGGGACGGTCGCGGTGACCGTCGCCGATCTGTCCTTCATCTCCCTGCGCACGGTCCTGCCCGCGCTCGCGGCCTGCACCGACGGCGTGCTGCTGCCGATGGTGAAGCCGCAGTTCGAGGTGGGGCGCGAGCGGCTGGGGTCCGGCGGGGTCGTGCGCGACCCGGCGCTGCGCCGCTCCGCGCTCGTCGACGTCGCGGCGGCCGCGCGGGCGCTCGGGCTGGTGCTGCGCGGGGCGCAGGCGAGCCCGCTGCCCGGCCCGTCGGGCAACGTCGAGTACTTCCTGCTGCTGGCCCGCACCGGCGAGGACGCCGGCGACGACGTGCTCGCCCGCGCGGTCGAGCAGGGGCCGGCGTGA
- a CDS encoding HAD-IIA family hydrolase produces the protein MTTPLDRHDVLLADLDGTLYRGAVAVPGAVEAVLAAQERGLATMYVTNNASRRPVDVAAHLVELGFPATEREVVASSQAAATMLAAQLPPRAAVLVVGTEALAEEVTRVGLTVTADAAEAAAVVQGHNPETGWRVLAEATVALRAGAVWVACNVDPTLPTERGPLPGNGSMVAALRMASGREPQVAGKPAPALLHEAASRSGARNPLMIGDRLDTDVEGGRAAGMTTLLVLTGVSDATELLGAPPALRPDLIGADMAALALPADELAPGPRPGWDVRASDGGLELSGDGHALDALRALCAAHWAAGGGPARVSPSGEGAMRVLGELGLVPATVAGADTPDPAGARP, from the coding sequence GTGACCACCCCGCTGGACCGGCACGACGTCCTGCTCGCCGACCTCGACGGCACCCTCTACCGCGGCGCGGTCGCGGTGCCGGGGGCGGTGGAGGCCGTGCTGGCGGCGCAGGAGCGGGGCCTAGCGACGATGTACGTCACCAACAACGCCTCCCGCCGGCCGGTCGACGTGGCCGCGCACCTGGTGGAGCTGGGGTTCCCCGCCACCGAGCGGGAGGTCGTCGCCAGCTCGCAGGCCGCCGCGACCATGCTCGCCGCGCAGCTCCCGCCGCGTGCGGCGGTGCTGGTCGTGGGCACCGAGGCGCTCGCCGAGGAGGTGACGCGGGTCGGGCTCACGGTCACCGCCGACGCCGCGGAGGCCGCCGCCGTCGTGCAGGGCCACAACCCGGAGACGGGCTGGCGGGTGCTGGCCGAGGCCACGGTCGCGCTGCGGGCGGGGGCGGTCTGGGTGGCGTGCAACGTCGACCCGACCCTGCCCACCGAGCGCGGGCCGCTGCCCGGCAACGGGTCGATGGTGGCCGCCCTGCGCATGGCGTCGGGGCGGGAGCCGCAGGTGGCGGGCAAGCCCGCGCCCGCGCTGCTGCACGAGGCCGCGAGCCGCTCGGGCGCGCGGAACCCGCTGATGATCGGTGACCGCCTGGACACCGACGTCGAGGGCGGCCGCGCCGCCGGGATGACCACGCTGCTGGTGCTCACCGGCGTCTCCGACGCCACCGAGCTGCTGGGCGCGCCGCCCGCGCTGCGCCCGGACCTGATCGGCGCCGACATGGCCGCGCTGGCGCTGCCCGCCGACGAGCTGGCCCCGGGGCCGCGCCCCGGGTGGGACGTGCGGGCGTCCGACGGGGGCCTGGAGCTCTCCGGCGACGGCCACGCGCTCGATGCGCTGCGCGCCCTGTGCGCGGCGCACTGGGCCGCGGGCGGCGGGCCGGCGCGCGTCTCACCGTCGGGTGAGGGGGCTATGCGGGTCCTCGGCGAGCTGGGGCTCGTCCCGGCTACCGTGGCGGGAGCCGACACCCCCGACCCGGCCGGAGCCCGACCATGA